In a single window of the Coffea eugenioides isolate CCC68of chromosome 3, Ceug_1.0, whole genome shotgun sequence genome:
- the LOC113765606 gene encoding uncharacterized protein LOC113765606, translating into MRSKDVLEKDDLEEEDSLQSVSKSRDSAEGITLSEDFLPKKESDHIVVLSISGRNSCSRQWFFQKLYGLDNAIPKHIITFDEKYLRRCLEWMHISAFGVFSCNFSSIGVFHNDLSSRGISSRRAYDMARLVIEHPLALLTDSVAISSAGERILGTISASKSMINILRSPLLHQLGALDSNASNGGRGLVDIKEAVASDFISSPVKFNTSKPNKLKDVVLGDNEYGSEPVHKRLASVSSTNSTSSDQSSFSASAAIFQGMLQCTWKDGCPHYLFSVDDQGEVYAANLLKIQSPEDKSLDYIYSFHLKSGPKRDLNIRDRELDLVAKMKVSTSITLCPRNSEIMETQFVLFGSSESWMQETQTSVSVLKKNKGLTKKVADVFRTSQSRKQRTSSKLWGTSIILEDTSWESSDDLCDNFDQSPANLLENDIPPNLELAAIVVKDHIPHKPKEPEIGGWGLKFLRKSGNIQIDAVSENSSISERGQRDGGECSTSMNILVPAGFHGGPRARKGGPSSLLERWHSGGHCECGGWDIGCPLTVISTRTNRIENLPHSDNSGECKTVDFFVEGSRQISPIMKMTNIHDGLYYIHFQSTLSALQSFSIAAAIIHSNSPSLRPKLYRS; encoded by the coding sequence ATGAGAAGCAAAGATGTCCTGGAGAAAGATGACCTGGAGGAAGAAGATTCATTGCAGTCTGTGAGCAAGAGTAGAGACTCAGCAGAAGGGATTACTTTGTCTGAAGATTTCCTGCCAAAGAAAGAGTCTGACCACATAGTTGTTCTAAGCATATCGGGAAGAAATAGTTGCAGTAGGCAGTGGTTCTTCCAAAAGCTCTATGGTCTAGATAATGCAATTCCGAAGCACATTATAACTTTTGATGAAAAATACCTTCGTCGCTGTCTGGAATGGATGCATATCAGTGCGTTTGGAGTATTTTCATGCAATTTTTCGTCTATTGGTGTCTTTCACAATGACTTAAGTTCAAGAGGAATTAGTAGTAGACGTGCATATGATATGGCTAGGTTAGTTATTGAACATCCATTGGCTCTTTTAACAGATAGTGTTGCAATAAGTTCTGCAGGAGAAAGGATTCTGGGCACAATCTCTGCCAGCAAGAGCATGATAAACATTTTGAGGAGCCCGTTGCTTCATCAGTTGGGAGCCCTCGATTCTAATGCCAGCAATGGAGGAAGAGGTCTAGTGGACATCAAAGAAGCAGTTGCTTCTGATTTTATTAGCTCTCCTGTTAAATTCAATACCAGTAAGCCTAATAAACTAAAGGACGTGGTGCTTGGAGACAATGAATATGGATCTGAGCCAGTGCACAAGAGACTGGCTTCTGTATCAAGCACAAATTCTACCAGCTCTGATCAGTCTTCTTTCTCTGCATCAGCTGCTATTTTCCAAGGAATGCTGCAGTGCACGTGGAAGGATGGATGCCCCCATTATCTTTTCTCTGTGGATGATCAAGGGGAGGTTTATGCTGCCAACTTACTGAAGATCCAGTCACCAGAGGACAAGTCTCTCGACTATATTTACTCATTTCATTTAAAATCAGGTCCCAAGAGAGACCTGAATATTCGGGATAGAGAGTTAGATCTTGTTGCTAAGATGAAAGTGTCTACTTCAATTACATTGTGCCCCAGGAATTCAGAAATCATGGAGACAcaatttgttttgtttggttCCAGTGAAAGTTGGATGCAAGAGACCCAAACCTCAGTTAGTGTTCTTAAAAAGAACAAAGGGCTGACAAAGAAGGTAGCAGATGTTTTCAGGACAAGCCAGTCTCGTAAGCAAAGAACGTCTTCAAAGTTATGGGGAACGAGTATTATCCTTGAAGACACATCCTGGGAGTCTTCTGATGATCTATGTGACAATTTTGATCAGAGTCCGGCCAATCTTCTGGAAAATGACATTCCACCAAATCTTGAGTTGGCTGCCATAGTTGTGAAGGACCATATACCTCACAAACCTAAGGAGCCAGAAATTGGTGGTTGGGGTTTGAAATTTCTGAGGAAATCTGGCAACATCCAGATTGATGCAGtttcagaaaattcatcaatttcaGAACGTGGCCAACGAGATGGTGGAGAATGCTCAACAAGCATGAATATTCTAGTTCCAGCAGGTTTTCACGGTGGACCAAGAGCCAGGAAAGGCGGGCCATCAAGCCTCTTGGAGAGATGGCACTCCGGTGGGCATTGTGAATGCGGAGGTTGGGATATCGGGTGCCCGCTCACTGTAATCAGTACAAGAACAAACAGAATTGAGAATCTGCCCCATTCAGATAATTCTGGAGAGTGCAAGACAGTTGACTTCTTTGTAGAG